Genomic window (Leptotrichia sp. oral taxon 212):
CCTTCAATTTTCTTTAATTCGATAACTTGCGCATAAACTGTTGTAAAATCACATTCTGTATACGGAGTTACCTTTTTTATTTCAACCCTTGCTGGAGACTGTAACTCCCCTTTTTGAATTTTTTCCATTTTTTTAACTTCTTCTGGAAAAATTTTTTTTAGTATTTCAATTTTAGCCTTTTCATTTTCAGCAAATTCCTTCTCATAATCCCAATTCATATCCTGATTATAAAAAGTAAAGTCATTAGGCATCAGGACTATTATTTTATTATGAGCAATGTCCTTATTTTCAGGATAGAACATCATTCTACCATATCCTATTGAAGAACAGGGTACATCTGGATCACTTTTATCCCAATTAATTTTAAAAGTTCCCTTCAAATTCAAAATTACACCGTCATCAGTCAAAATAATCTCATCAGTTTTTTTACTTTGACCAAAAGAAAACATAGAAATTAACAGAAAAAAGCAGCAAAAGAAAACATTTCTAAATTTAAAATTTTTAATTCTCATAATATACTCACTTCTCCTTTATATTTTACTGACAGCTATTTGTAAAAACTGATTATTATGTTCCTCTTTATTGACTAAAACCTAATATCCGGCTTTCTCACTTTCCAATCCCGTTACAATAGCAATTCCTGAACTTGTTCCCAATCTTGTTACGCCTAATTCAATATATTTTTTTGCAGTTTCAAGATCCTTTACTCCTCCACTTGCCTTAACCTGCGCTTTATCTCCAACTACTGACTTCATAAGTTCCACATCCTCAAATGTTGCCCCTCCTGTTCCAAATCCTGTAGAAGTTTTTACGAAATCTGCCTTTGCATTCAGTGACAGTTCACATGCCTTTTTCTTTTCATCATCAGTAAGGTAACAAGTTTCTATTATTACTTTTAATACATTATTTCCGATAGTTTCCTTTATTTCCCTGATTTCATTTTCCACATAGTCATATTCTCCATCTTTTAATGCACCAATATTTATAACCATGTCTATTTCTGAAGCTCCATCTTCTATAGCTCTCCTAGCTTCAAAAACTTTAGCATCTTTAGACATTGCTCCCAAAGGAAATCCTACAACTGCGGCAACTTTCACATCAGAATGTTTTAGCTGCTCATATGCATATCTGGCATTTGCACCATTTACACATACAGAAAAAAAATCATATTTTTTTGCCTCATCACATAATTTTTTTATATCTTCTTTTTTGGCAGTCGCCTTTAATATTGTATGATCGATAAATTTGTTTATTTCCATCATTATCATTCCCTTCTTTGATTTGTTATTTATTGCTTTTATTTTTATTATATTATATCGGCTTTTTATTCTTTTAT
Coding sequences:
- a CDS encoding SH3 domain-containing protein, coding for MRIKNFKFRNVFFCCFFLLISMFSFGQSKKTDEIILTDDGVILNLKGTFKINWDKSDPDVPCSSIGYGRMMFYPENKDIAHNKIIVLMPNDFTFYNQDMNWDYEKEFAENEKAKIEILKKIFPEEVKKMEKIQKGELQSPARVEIKKVTPYTECDFTTVYAQVIELKKIEGAKPKITKLKVKKLDESGDFDDPNPDEFGYLEEYRVNAKDGYANMREKPTKDSKVISKLDNETIVRYITKYGDWYYVYYADYPSDYKNDPTVKEYRGFIHKSQLEKRVY
- the deoC gene encoding deoxyribose-phosphate aldolase; its protein translation is MEINKFIDHTILKATAKKEDIKKLCDEAKKYDFFSVCVNGANARYAYEQLKHSDVKVAAVVGFPLGAMSKDAKVFEARRAIEDGASEIDMVINIGALKDGEYDYVENEIREIKETIGNNVLKVIIETCYLTDDEKKKACELSLNAKADFVKTSTGFGTGGATFEDVELMKSVVGDKAQVKASGGVKDLETAKKYIELGVTRLGTSSGIAIVTGLESEKAGY